Genomic DNA from Anthonomus grandis grandis chromosome 5, icAntGran1.3, whole genome shotgun sequence:
acagcttctcttcataatttcattaaatttctattttagtgttttttccAAAGAAAGACAAAAAGTGCAGAAACAATCCCTTGAAACAAAAAACTgacaaaaactcattaaaaggAATTGGAATTCCTAAGTACAAAATGCgcatatttctaaaaatgtttaagccagaaatctgaaaatttgaacacagcttcttctaataaattcattagacacctatcttagcgtttttttcaaaaaaaatcaaaagtgcAGAAATTATCCCTAGAATTACGAAgagattctttaaaataatacgGTTTTCCTAAtaacaaaatgctcatatctcaaaaagtaataaagttataaatacaaaaattggaacacagcttctcttaacaattttattagacttctattttagtatttctttaaaaaacaatgaaaagtGCAGAAATAGTCGCTTGAAATTGACaagaattcattaaaaaaaaaatggaattcctagggacaaaatgctaatatttctaaaaatgttaaagctagagatctgaaaatttgaacacagcttcttctaataaatttaataaatacctatttgagcgttttaaaaaaaatcaaaagtgcAGAAATCATCCCTGGATATTGCTaaatattctctaaaaaatattggatttcCTAATAACAACATGCTTATATCTCACAAACTAATAAAGTTAGGAATATGAAATTTGGAACACAGCTTATCCTAGTAAATTATTTGGAcgtttctccaaaaaaaaaattgaaaattcagaaattaTCCCTGGAATTgcgaaaaaattctttaaaaaaatattaaatttccaaAGGACAAAAAgcttatatctcaaaaactaattaagataTAGATCTGAAACTTGAAACACGGGTTCTTCTaacaaattcattggacacctgtttcagcgttttattcaaaaaagactCAGCCAtcaaaaagggaaaaaaacaaaaaaaccattaCACCCTTATAAACCCCTCTCCTTTCAAAAACAAATACCCATGAAGTTTTTCCCTGAAGAAAACTTTTACAAACTGATCAATTTTTCCACATTAGAATTTCCAACTTTTCCCCCCTTTTTCCATTCAACTGTACACGGTCTAATTAGGAACTATTAGCGCAGAAATCTCGATCAACCTGTACAGTTTACTTTCCATTAGGTCGCCACGTTCGATTCGTCCGATCAACTGGAAATATGAAACGATTTAATTTGGCTTCAACCGACGATCGGTTATTAAtagagttttcttttttttttcgctaAACCTGAATTTCGTTAATTTCATCACGTGAAAATGGCAGAAACAAGTGTACAATTTGCTTCCCTGTGTTATCTTTTCGAGCCATAGTACATTAGTAACAATTGTACAACTATTTTGTTACAATGGTTGTGGTTCATCAATCATTCTGAGCTTATGACAAAATCATCACAATTTTATCATAAGCTCAGGCTCTAAAATCTGCAATAAAGCTGAATGCTCCCTATTTTTCATAGCTGaagttcttttttataaaagcaTTCCTTACCTTACATTTATAGCAAAaaggacaatttttttctaaattctgcaATTTTCTGCGATAATTTAATCAAGAGAAAACAACAAAATTGCTTGTATTTATCATTCCAATATCGAACATATACGAGCTACGCTGGGGCGTCCCTCATTCCTATTCAGGACTCATTCCTGGAAAACCGGGATAGTAGTATGTCAGTTTCAGAGCGTAACGGAATATCAGAAAAGTATTTGTCCTATCGCGAGGAGAAATCTTTAAACAGGAATTCTTCTACGGATTTGAGGGATATACGGGggtagaattttaaaaatttacccTCGGCCGTTCTTTACCTGTTGTTTGATCTCGTTGGCGTTCCAGGCCAGGAGACACCATTGAAACGCCAAAATCCCAAAgtaaaatgtgttaaatatcGCCTTTTTgcccttgaaaaaaaaagtacaatttttgaatgatttttaaagaagttGTACTTACACTTAAGATTTGTACTAAAATCGAGGCAAGCATGATCGAAGATACCACGTATTCGATCAGTAAGGTGTATCTTAGGGCCTTGTTTAGCTCGGTTGTATGCCTGAAAATTCCAAAAGAAGTTGTACAACATTTTGgacatatacatattttttaagacaatttttatGGGAGtctacaatataaaaaataaattttacttcttGAATTACGATCTTGAATTTCCTGTCACACTCtataaaaagtacaatttatcttaaaagataaattatgtAATTGTCATCTATGGACGGGAATGTACAATTTTTGTTGCTAAAAGTTTGGATTTAAAACCCTTGGTGGCCCTATTTactaaaatatacaattttttacaagGCTCTTGGTTTTCATACCATTCTGggtaaaaagtacaattttttttattagtccctggtttaaaaatttactttttcctTCTAGGTATAATGTTTTTCTAACCATACTTTTTAATGtaactagaaaatataaatgtactatatttgaaattaaaattattgtacaATATTGCTTCCTGAAATGATGGATCCAAAGCGGCTAtgtctatttaaatataaattttttttgctttgtttttatCCTATTTTGagtaaaaagtacattttttaacgGCCCAGGATCTAGAATGTGTACTTTTCATGTCCAGTGTTATATTGAGAGAGTCTTAGATGTACCATTTTTTAAGCAACAATTAATGCACAATTTGGCTCTGTAAGAATTTGTATCTACGTCATAGCGGCCATATctattaaaatgtacaattttttaacagCCCTGGgtaaaaaatatgtacttttcATGTCTAGGATtctcttgtaatttttttaaccagaCTCTTAAATGTACAATTTTGGAAGCTACAATTAATGTACTATTTTGCTACCTAAAATTTTCGGATCTAAAGCTCATGGAAACCCTGTCCACTAAAATGTATGATTTTATCTATTTGGTTTATTTATGCTATTTTGAgttaaaagtacaattttttaacgGCACAGGATCttaggattatttttttttaaccagtcTCTTAAATGTACAGTTCTTATAcctaaaactataaatataccATTTTTGAGGCCTTAATTATTGTACAATTTAGACTAAGATTTTGGATCAAcaaaatgtacaattttttctctttggtTTTCATAccattttaagtaaaaagtacaattttttttttaacccaggGTCTGAAATTCGTTCTTTTTATGACCAAAACTCTACTTTAATATTTGCTAGCTATGCTCCTTAATGTACAGTTCTTacacttaaaactataaatgtACAATTTGGTTACTACTTCCAGGGTTGGGTTGTATTCATTTTTAGCTtgagtttttcattaaaaaaaaatagttagtcCCTTAAATGTACAATTTATCtgctaaaaaatctaaatatacaATTTTCTTCTACTTCCAGGGTTGGGTTGGATTCATTTtttgattgaatttttaattaaaggaaaaatatcaGATAATTAAATGtacaatttttctaataaaaaatgtaaatgtaaattttcttgtACTTCCAGGGTTGGGTCGGGTTCATTTtttgattgaatttttaattaaagaaaaaatatcagttaattaaatgtacaatttttctattaaaaaatgtgaatgtaaattttcttgtacttccagggttgggttggattcattttttgattgaatttttaattaaagaaaaaatatcagttaattaaatgtacaatttttctattaaaaaatgtgaatgTAAATTTTCTTGTAGTTCCAGGGTTGGGTTTAGTTCATTTtttgattgaatttttaattaaagaaaaaatatcagttaattaaatgtacaatttttctattaaaaaatgtaaatgtaaattttcttgtacttccagggttgggttggattcattttttgattgaatttttaattaaagaaaaaatatcagttaattaaatgtacaatttttctattaaaaaatctaaatgtaaattttcttgtacttccagggttgggttggattcattttttgatataatttttaattaaagaaaaaatatcagttaattaaatgtacaatttttctattaaaaaatgtaaatgtaaattttcttgtacttccagggttgggttggattcattttttgattgaatttttaattaaagaaaaaatatcagttaattaaatgtacaatttttctaataaaaaatgtgaatgtaaattttcttgtacttccagggttgggttggattcattttttgattgaatttttaattaaagaaaaaatatcagttaattaaatgtacaatttttctattaaaaaatgtaaatgtaaattttcttgtacttccagggttgggttggattcattttttgattgaatttttaattaaagaaaaaatatcagttacttaaatgtacatttttttttaaattaggtcttttttaaaattttgtttgccGCCATTTCACGTAAAttgtacaatttattttttcatttaacttaGGGTTGGGCTGTGTTTATTTTCTTACCTCAGCTCTAGAGTTTACACAAAAATCAATCTCTTAAATGTACAATTATTGTACTGAAAACTATAAAGGTACAAATTTCTTATCTAAGATCCTGGATTTAAGGTTTGTTACTACTTTCAATAAATGTAcaatttttgctttaattaagtaattatttaattttttttgtccaagATATAAAGCCCTTCGATCCCATTTGTGACATAAAttgtacaatttattttttttttcaatctagaatataataaaattgttatttacttccataaaataatttttaaaaaataaaggacgTCATAggtgtacaatttttttgcggaaatgtataaatgtacaattttcttgcctggaatattaaattaaaaactctgATATTTCTGCTATCTATaataaattgtacaattttcataagtttcaaaatacaaatttagCATGGGAATTTTATTGTATAAAGGCATGTGGTATTAGGAACCTATACTATTCAGTGTGCctcaaatttacaatttttctcTTAGTACCTTAAATTTACGACTATTTGCTCTCActtgaaaagtacaatttttttatgaccaCAGAGACACACCATTCCGATTTAATATTGTACAATTTTCTATATAATCACTTGGACCTTTAAAGCCAGTGTGCCCAATATATTTCTACAATTCCAATATACTTACACAATAACTTCCTGGTACCTCTTAGCACACCTCTTAAAATCCTCATAAGCCGTCTCCTTACCACTCCCAACGCTCCTAAAATTGTACTGTAAAATCTTTAAGTCAGCAGCTATTTGAATCATCATAGTATTCAACAGAGACTGTAGACAGCTATTGTACAAATCCGAAAACAGTATCGAAAAAAACTCGTAAAATATCACCAAACCGTAATATTCCTCTTGATCGAACGGATACCATAGTAGTACGTGTAAAGGCTTCAACTCCTTCACGGTATAATTCAAAGTTAAATCCTTCGATGGTTTAAAATAGTCGAAGGACCCTGAAATTGTACAAAATTCATCGCACATGCACGAAACATTTCGTTTATTGGACACTAAAGTTGTCTGAGTTGATTTAGCAATAAAGTTAACTTAGGGCTTGATGAGAATGACAAGGAGCCAGAGATAGCCAAAGGGGGGGAGTAAGTTAGAAACTGCCCTTTACGTGAATTTCATTTTAGATGAGGAGGGTTCGTTTTTTAGGTTACGAGGGAGGGATGAAAAGAGTTCAATTGTACAGTTGGGAATGTACTTTTAATTGATACTTACCACCAACAGTCAAGAATAAGCCCACAAAGAAGGACCAAGCGGTTAAGGATATATTGATGATCAAAGCGTACCGAAAATATCCCGAATAAATTTTTTGCGAAAAACCATTTTCATCATTTAGTAAAGTGTTTTTCTTCTTGATGGCATTATCGAGGACTTCTGTCATTTGTTTTCTGCGACACAGCGCCATCTTTATTGCTAGCAGAAATACGATTATTATCATGGAGGCCGATTCAAccactaaaaaacaaaacaaattaaagtacagttatttttttttatatagatttagTGCAAACCTTTTTCGATAGAGTCCCCGCCTAAAAGCTCAATAAACTTGATGGAAAATGAGACGTGGCTCGTATGGTAGGCTACGAACATAATTATCGAGTAAACtttgtaaaatttcttttttaactcTGAGGATCCCACTAATTCCAGTTCCCACGTGCCGGCCGTTATCATCAGCAATTTGGGAATTAGAAACAAGTCTTTGCTGGTTTTCATGCTGAAATTAACAAACAAAATCTtggtgaaattatttttaaaaatcgctgTAGGATCTGGACAAGTGGATTTTCCTTTCAAATTTCATCGAAAAACTCGTTTTCTTTTATCTTATCTTTGGTCGAATTTGCGGTCAAATAAGCAGCaccaaaatatatttgttttaattttccattttcttataagggaatttttttattcaaaatgttCTTATTACGATTATCTTTACTATACAAACTGGCAAAATTGATTTGCCCTTCAAATCGCACCGAAAAActcgttttcttttattttatctttggcCGATCccgcggtcgaataagcagcaccaatcttcttttttaattcatcattGTTTCTAAGGGACTTTTTAACGACATTTTTATCtgaatttaattcaaaatgttcaaattaatattatctTAACTGTCGAAACTGGCATAATGGATTTTCCTTtgaaattttctcaaaaaaatctgttttcttttattttattcttggcCGACTTGGCGGTCGAATAATCAGcaccaataatttattttttaattttcttttcatttccaAGGCAATTTgctttatgaatttaatttgaaatgttGAAATTAACCCGTAACCAAACAATGTCTATTATAGAAACAAGGCcatctaaaataaatacaaacgttaatttaatttgcCTACATCTAGTGAACATTTAATCACTACTGTCATTTTTTGACAGTTTGGCACCACGTGGTGCTGTAAACCAAACGTGGTGAACCAAATGTCCCTAAATTTCTTACAAtttcctgtatattttaaaaatctaatactaacgtaaattatgataaaatccTTGGAGAGTATAGAATTTCCAAGTGCCCGGGGGcgatttttcaaagtttcaCCCTTCTAATCTAATATACAATATCTAATACACTTAAAAGCCGccctttaataattaataaacccAATTGACGGTGCTGTCCGACACCTTACAAAGTACAAGGGGCACTTAAAATGCATCGAAAAGTTTTCCCTCTCTcggtttttagttttaa
This window encodes:
- the LOC126736553 gene encoding odorant receptor Or2-like is translated as MKTSKDLFLIPKLLMITAGTWELELVGSSELKKKFYKVYSIIMFVAYHTSHVSFSIKFIELLGGDSIEKVVESASMIIIVFLLAIKMALCRRKQMTEVLDNAIKKKNTLLNDENGFSQKIYSGYFRYALIINISLTAWSFFVGLFLTVGGSFDYFKPSKDLTLNYTVKELKPLHVLLWYPFDQEEYYGLVIFYEFFSILFSDLYNSCLQSLLNTMMIQIAADLKILQYNFRSVGSGKETAYEDFKRCAKRYQEVIVHTTELNKALRYTLLIEYVVSSIMLASILVQILSGKKAIFNTFYFGILAFQWCLLAWNANEIKQQSEKLAMSIYESNWYEHTKPTNQLAFITVLRTRRPLYLTIGPFGEMSINTAISTLKLAYSYVSIMS